The Deltaproteobacteria bacterium genome includes a window with the following:
- a CDS encoding GatB/YqeY domain-containing protein: protein MPTLLERLNEDMKTAMKAGEKDRLETIRLILSDTKYRKVEKGADLDDADVIAICQSMVKKRRESIDQFTKGGRADLAAREEAQTKVIQSYLPEQMGVDELQKIIDGEKTSTGAASMKDMGKLMKAVQAKTSGRADGKLLADLVKKALGG, encoded by the coding sequence ATGCCGACACTTCTGGAACGGCTGAACGAGGATATGAAAACGGCTATGAAGGCCGGCGAGAAGGACCGGCTGGAAACGATCCGGCTGATCCTTTCGGATACCAAATACAGGAAAGTGGAAAAGGGCGCGGACCTGGACGACGCCGATGTGATTGCCATCTGCCAATCGATGGTTAAAAAGCGGCGCGAAAGCATCGACCAGTTCACCAAAGGCGGTCGTGCCGATCTGGCGGCCCGGGAAGAAGCTCAAACCAAAGTGATCCAGTCCTATCTGCCCGAGCAGATGGGCGTCGATGAACTCCAGAAGATTATCGACGGTGAAAAAACGTCCACTGGCGCTGCGTCCATGAAAGACATGGGCAAACTGATGAAGGCTGTGCAGGCCAAGACATCTGGCCGCGCCGACGGCAAGCTGCTTGCCGACCTGGTGAAAAAGGCATTGGGCGGCTGA
- a CDS encoding PaaI family thioesterase: MPTHRKRTFSPDAKTTLKPLPATVVRQVARAVETLPLHRFLGVKLIRSKPGSGEIRLKAGKSAVNIAGVLHGGVLYALLDAAAYSSVVPLLNEGENAVTHDIHVSVLRPVMLGETIVLKGRVLKRGRTTIFAESEAVVGGKLVATSCVTKSVIRQELKPAR; this comes from the coding sequence ATGCCTACCCACAGAAAGCGCACTTTCAGTCCTGATGCCAAGACCACGCTAAAACCTCTCCCGGCCACCGTCGTCAGGCAGGTTGCACGTGCCGTGGAAACGCTACCGCTGCACCGGTTTTTGGGTGTCAAACTGATCAGATCAAAGCCCGGCTCCGGCGAAATTCGGCTCAAGGCGGGAAAGAGTGCCGTGAACATTGCCGGTGTTCTGCATGGTGGAGTGCTTTATGCACTTCTCGACGCCGCTGCTTACTCCAGTGTAGTGCCACTCCTGAATGAGGGAGAAAATGCCGTTACCCATGACATCCATGTTTCAGTCCTAAGGCCTGTAATGCTGGGCGAGACGATCGTGTTGAAAGGCCGCGTGCTAAAGCGAGGCAGAACCACCATCTTTGCCGAAAGTGAGGCCGTGGTAGGCGGGAAACTGGTTGCCACGTCCTGTGTAACCAAGTCTGTTATCCGTCAGGAACTGAAGCCGGCCCGGTAG
- a CDS encoding helix-turn-helix transcriptional regulator, translated as MALRNRFQQTLTRALADAGFQSIAEAARAAGVPYDTLQKAVSGAIVPTPAIVRKLAKQLELDANRLVRTALEARAVGMHSSRDELDTEWEAMKQRAVNLGPESERALLERMEWFLRGAETQHRSGRLEPRRRR; from the coding sequence ATGGCACTCCGAAACCGGTTTCAGCAGACCTTGACGCGAGCTCTTGCCGATGCCGGTTTCCAGTCGATTGCCGAAGCCGCACGGGCAGCCGGAGTCCCTTACGACACACTTCAGAAGGCTGTATCCGGTGCCATTGTGCCAACGCCAGCGATTGTCCGGAAGCTGGCCAAGCAGCTTGAGCTGGACGCCAATAGGCTTGTACGGACAGCCCTCGAAGCCCGGGCCGTAGGAATGCACAGCAGCCGTGATGAACTGGACACAGAATGGGAAGCAATGAAACAGCGTGCAGTGAATCTTGGTCCGGAGTCTGAACGCGCCCTGTTGGAGCGGATGGAATGGTTCCTGCGGGGTGCCGAGACGCAACACCGTTCCGGACGGCTGGAACCCAGGCGCCGCAGGTGA
- a CDS encoding tetratricopeptide repeat protein — translation MSDEDNKRQSGTSGGDSFSAPPSEDSWDLDEFASDRSAPPNPGDITLSPVTLEPTYNIGATSKIPDNDPDVWDRNLVTRHPLMQATGKSVPPPKAAETKTMGGDDSGGWDLDEFSSSKPVASQPVATDDEPIAMTAENPPEETGWDLNEFSSRPADPAQSSPISLSGPLPTHNDDEPIALEAEPPPDTVTDDSWSLDEFSSPAPVAPFREISTVSTGPSDEPVAMAASILPGLSVESQPVSMPADNKGETDWGMEEFEAPENSSSEVQSVSSGDTLDRILEVEEKDAWLDTSAAAESWSVQPMRNVGQSLSTGQDPEIVTSTSAQLHPTTGNDHIDVVLEHLASEPPSANRDLRIASVYIAACGRSDNFDSRWLTEARRLIGDRNDPAAAALRARIAVIEESSSDELERLGSGVGGGPASRAPWIAESLRRAIAENADERAIRLAWALAEIDPGHPLARWVQARHLPKDRLAETRDEALQTVGSPAAAIERARLLAVDLAAGNRAGNDRISQILSALGTIPTDHPLASVARELGTRINELQLDWNAWTASMSEYAATLQGAEQAAVLYRLARILHEELGDLDGARQIYEKLLAADTENLVLLKLLEDVERRSGRPDILLTVFDAQYRVFKDEQLRAITAVKAGQVAEDQLRNPQAAIDWYSRALEADPRNPFALSSIGRLFAKAGEWEKLAQVYEFEAEGATDKQQKVDFMLKHAELLAERLNQREMAINVLRSALLIDDSNLNIYRELGRQLSASQQWEDLIRLYQAEVTLTRDKSRLVAIYMSLGELWQKDFQPSEPVDKFAQAVESYYHALEVEPDYTPALRTLGRLFYATENWDLLIRVYEREMELLESPRAKAAIRVKIAEIAEDRKKDLSLAIDNLRQALELDPANQMVINHLSRLSPTQKNWDDLVEVYIREAQMTRDRRYAAALHQLIGEIWRDRFQFIKKSADNFEKAIELDPSLESARQNLERTRFEQRTPAEQIEDIQAYLASGTPQSPSEVERFVSLLATSPELITDSRLALVPDRFCGRALIALEPVLNAVKLRLLAERAASADVEESAYARRLLIELPGTDEIAETAYIETLLRGGGLSMADMERIYARLSSRKPSLGHWELKVALHERLGRGMDGLDDLIWEGIGLGGTSSRLLPLLAARVKSGDSGTGILESLHHVALEAGNTELGLLAIEKLLASGVAGPKREKLLTDRAQLLASLPDRKEAALDAAREVFKLNPDSEIVVSLIGRLSAELGRSDDARLFAERRLAKATSPVEKALATVDLARISIDLEKNQEAGKRILDEALSLDPACISAHQMKVSLLEQQGNSAELASALEAMEPQLQRSEQIAVRERLATIYGEELREPERQLLHLEALVGLEPQISARHAALARFHRTRNDWPELFRSLMLQARCPDTEASAAERLVSDAARIAIDRQLTEADLGEVFSWASSQLDSATDKAAMLTATIDTARALDRPETLAPLLEKRAAMIADEKKQVADLIEAAKLYETVLGHADKAQQLYATAAELDDTHPAALMAQAEKLFREEDYGKALPIIRKAFGAGIQKSEPRIRADANYMMGVCLQAMGDAEQARGAFLRVIEDQPTHRDALMSLAEYDGQKGDWAAFTQRLEQVLKNATEETPQFRSGILKRIAHAHENSGKSDEALRSWEAVVREDPTASDALEAVVRLAMARGLVDRANTALEILAHQSESLMDNTKAARYRLEIARNLGTHAGDSAKALVEYRKVLDLDSNTPEALFKVAEADFSAGKTEEAEELLKRFIKVGRADTKLMPQANALLGKIAIAKGDSTAAQTYLEQAQQQGTEASATAEAMVTLHEKNGEWEKAEQTLEKLADSMRKDNPREAVPFLIRRARILKAYLNRRDDAIMEIRRAIRLDPQNLELHEMLAGIFRENVATIGEAIKAYQAILHIDPFHLHTYDTLATIYSTDFDKRFCAGQALIALTGPTTDIADWVAAQKRNQPNAPKGKFNPAQAGRQFWHPACQHFLHEFLPQLAMPICKSFPTDFVKLGVRPEPLAAGTIPEAIQRVMEQIGPVENLIFVRDTRRPLQMGIERGPKGPVVLIGDQLFETVKGPEASFVAARSLFALVDGSWALSRLDADTVHRLLALYGRAIDENFKIGGDPAAIKRDVKLVEKEISRGLRKELQAKLPKYREAHTRVVVQSWLDGIQCSRDRFGLVMCGHLEPALIRTAVRLGVIQQEPLPDPKTWPDLFREQPQFGELLRYSVSEDYFLQRRNLGMALDSI, via the coding sequence ATGTCAGACGAGGACAACAAGCGGCAAAGTGGAACCAGTGGCGGGGATTCGTTTTCTGCACCCCCTTCTGAGGATTCCTGGGACCTGGACGAGTTTGCCTCCGACCGGTCAGCACCACCCAATCCCGGCGATATCACCCTGAGTCCGGTGACGCTCGAGCCCACATACAACATCGGGGCAACATCCAAGATACCGGACAACGACCCCGACGTTTGGGATCGAAACCTGGTTACACGGCATCCATTGATGCAGGCCACCGGGAAAAGCGTGCCCCCGCCAAAAGCGGCGGAGACTAAGACTATGGGTGGAGACGATTCTGGCGGCTGGGATCTGGATGAATTCAGCTCCAGCAAGCCGGTCGCTTCACAACCGGTGGCAACAGACGACGAGCCGATAGCAATGACCGCCGAGAATCCGCCGGAAGAAACCGGCTGGGATCTGAATGAGTTCAGTTCCAGGCCAGCAGATCCCGCTCAATCATCTCCGATATCCCTATCCGGGCCATTGCCAACGCATAATGACGACGAACCTATTGCACTTGAGGCTGAGCCCCCACCCGATACAGTCACTGATGATAGCTGGAGTCTGGACGAATTCAGTTCGCCGGCTCCTGTTGCACCGTTCCGTGAAATCTCCACCGTTTCGACTGGGCCAAGCGATGAACCCGTAGCGATGGCTGCCAGTATTCTCCCTGGGCTTTCGGTGGAATCGCAGCCTGTGAGCATGCCAGCAGATAACAAAGGCGAGACTGACTGGGGCATGGAAGAATTCGAGGCGCCGGAAAATTCATCTAGTGAAGTTCAATCTGTTTCGTCCGGTGACACTCTGGACCGAATTCTTGAGGTGGAAGAAAAAGACGCCTGGCTGGACACCAGCGCTGCAGCCGAAAGCTGGAGCGTCCAGCCAATGCGGAACGTGGGGCAAAGCCTTTCCACGGGACAAGACCCCGAAATTGTCACTTCCACTTCCGCGCAATTGCATCCCACAACCGGCAATGACCATATCGATGTGGTGCTGGAACATCTGGCCAGCGAGCCGCCTTCAGCAAACCGCGATCTCAGGATCGCTTCCGTATATATTGCCGCCTGCGGCCGTTCCGATAACTTCGATTCCCGCTGGCTTACTGAAGCACGGCGGCTTATAGGTGACCGAAACGATCCGGCGGCGGCGGCACTTCGTGCGCGAATCGCCGTGATCGAAGAGTCCTCATCAGATGAGCTGGAGCGGCTTGGATCTGGTGTAGGCGGCGGACCAGCAAGCCGGGCACCATGGATCGCCGAATCCCTGAGACGCGCCATTGCCGAAAATGCCGATGAGCGTGCCATCCGGCTTGCCTGGGCACTGGCTGAAATCGACCCGGGGCACCCCCTCGCACGGTGGGTTCAGGCCCGGCACCTGCCGAAGGACCGGCTAGCGGAAACCCGAGACGAAGCTCTTCAGACTGTTGGATCTCCTGCAGCTGCAATCGAACGTGCCCGTCTCCTTGCGGTCGATCTTGCTGCTGGGAACAGGGCCGGAAATGACCGGATTTCACAGATACTGTCGGCCCTCGGGACAATCCCGACAGATCATCCATTGGCCTCCGTAGCCAGAGAACTCGGCACACGAATCAACGAGCTCCAGCTCGACTGGAACGCGTGGACTGCTTCCATGAGCGAATATGCCGCCACGCTGCAAGGAGCAGAACAAGCGGCTGTTTTGTACCGCTTGGCCCGTATTCTTCACGAAGAGCTGGGCGATCTGGATGGTGCTCGTCAGATATACGAAAAATTGCTGGCAGCCGATACTGAAAATCTCGTGCTTCTCAAGCTTCTGGAGGACGTTGAGCGCAGGAGTGGGCGACCGGATATCCTGCTGACCGTCTTCGATGCGCAGTACCGGGTATTCAAGGATGAACAGCTCCGCGCCATCACAGCCGTGAAAGCCGGTCAAGTCGCCGAAGATCAACTCAGAAATCCACAGGCAGCCATCGACTGGTACAGCCGCGCTCTGGAAGCTGATCCCCGGAATCCTTTTGCACTAAGTTCTATCGGGCGTCTGTTCGCCAAGGCGGGCGAGTGGGAAAAACTCGCTCAGGTATATGAGTTTGAAGCCGAAGGCGCCACCGACAAACAGCAGAAAGTCGATTTCATGCTGAAGCATGCTGAACTGCTGGCGGAACGTCTGAACCAGCGCGAAATGGCGATAAATGTACTGCGCTCGGCGCTTCTGATAGATGACAGCAATCTCAATATATACCGGGAACTGGGTCGGCAGCTTAGCGCCAGTCAGCAGTGGGAAGACCTGATCCGTCTTTATCAGGCTGAAGTAACTTTGACCCGGGACAAGAGCCGGCTGGTGGCTATTTACATGTCGCTTGGTGAACTGTGGCAGAAGGATTTTCAGCCCAGCGAACCGGTAGACAAGTTCGCCCAGGCTGTCGAATCATACTATCACGCACTTGAAGTAGAACCCGACTATACACCAGCCCTCCGGACGCTGGGACGCCTTTTTTATGCCACTGAAAACTGGGATCTGCTGATCCGGGTGTATGAAAGGGAAATGGAGTTGCTCGAATCCCCGCGGGCAAAGGCAGCCATCCGGGTCAAGATTGCCGAAATTGCCGAAGACCGAAAAAAGGATCTCTCGCTGGCCATCGACAATTTGAGACAGGCTCTGGAGCTCGATCCAGCAAACCAGATGGTGATCAATCACCTGTCACGGCTTTCGCCCACACAGAAGAACTGGGATGACCTTGTAGAAGTCTACATTCGCGAGGCGCAGATGACCCGTGACCGCCGCTACGCTGCCGCCCTGCACCAGCTCATTGGTGAAATCTGGCGCGACCGGTTCCAGTTCATCAAAAAATCAGCTGACAACTTCGAAAAGGCTATCGAACTCGATCCTTCACTCGAATCAGCCCGCCAGAATCTCGAACGTACCCGGTTCGAGCAACGCACTCCCGCCGAACAGATTGAAGACATTCAGGCATATCTCGCATCGGGTACCCCGCAATCACCTTCCGAAGTAGAGCGGTTTGTTTCACTGCTAGCGACCAGTCCTGAACTCATCACCGATTCCCGGTTGGCGCTGGTTCCGGACCGCTTCTGCGGCCGGGCACTGATTGCACTGGAGCCAGTCCTTAATGCCGTCAAGCTAAGACTGCTGGCCGAGCGGGCGGCTTCAGCCGATGTGGAAGAATCCGCTTATGCCCGACGGCTTCTCATTGAACTGCCAGGTACCGATGAAATCGCTGAGACTGCCTATATAGAAACGTTATTGCGAGGCGGTGGGCTTTCTATGGCGGACATGGAGCGTATTTATGCCCGCCTAAGCTCCCGGAAGCCTTCGCTCGGTCATTGGGAACTGAAAGTCGCGCTTCACGAGCGGCTCGGCCGTGGCATGGATGGACTGGATGACCTGATCTGGGAAGGAATTGGATTGGGCGGCACCAGTTCCCGGCTCCTCCCACTCCTCGCGGCCCGCGTAAAATCCGGAGATTCCGGAACAGGCATTTTGGAGTCTCTTCACCATGTGGCCCTGGAAGCCGGTAATACCGAACTCGGACTTCTTGCCATCGAGAAGCTGCTGGCAAGCGGAGTGGCCGGCCCAAAGCGTGAAAAACTCCTCACAGACCGGGCCCAACTCCTTGCTTCTCTGCCAGACCGCAAGGAAGCGGCCCTCGATGCCGCACGGGAAGTGTTCAAGCTCAATCCTGACAGCGAAATCGTAGTATCGCTTATCGGGAGACTCTCGGCAGAGCTTGGGCGCAGCGATGATGCCCGCCTGTTTGCCGAGCGCAGGCTCGCAAAAGCGACGTCACCTGTCGAAAAGGCCCTTGCTACGGTGGACCTCGCCCGAATCAGCATTGATCTGGAAAAAAATCAGGAAGCCGGAAAACGCATTCTGGATGAAGCTCTCTCACTCGACCCTGCCTGTATTAGTGCACACCAGATGAAGGTGTCACTGCTTGAGCAGCAGGGGAATTCCGCCGAACTGGCGTCAGCCCTCGAAGCGATGGAGCCACAACTTCAACGAAGCGAGCAAATCGCCGTACGTGAACGCTTGGCAACGATTTACGGCGAGGAACTGCGTGAACCCGAACGCCAGCTACTTCACCTGGAAGCACTGGTTGGTCTGGAACCACAAATTTCGGCTCGACACGCGGCACTGGCCAGGTTCCATCGGACACGGAACGACTGGCCAGAGCTGTTTCGCTCCCTCATGTTACAAGCACGGTGTCCTGACACTGAAGCCTCAGCTGCCGAACGGCTTGTATCCGACGCGGCACGGATCGCCATTGATCGCCAGCTTACCGAAGCCGATCTTGGGGAAGTGTTTTCCTGGGCTTCCTCACAACTCGATTCGGCCACCGATAAGGCCGCTATGCTTACTGCCACCATTGATACCGCCCGTGCTCTCGACAGGCCGGAAACACTGGCACCACTTCTCGAAAAACGTGCAGCGATGATCGCTGACGAGAAAAAGCAGGTGGCTGACCTTATTGAGGCCGCCAAACTGTACGAAACCGTGCTCGGCCACGCGGACAAGGCCCAACAACTTTACGCCACTGCAGCCGAACTGGACGACACTCACCCCGCCGCTCTCATGGCTCAGGCAGAGAAACTGTTCCGGGAAGAAGACTATGGCAAGGCTCTTCCAATCATTCGCAAGGCCTTTGGCGCTGGCATCCAGAAGTCAGAGCCGCGAATTCGCGCCGATGCCAATTACATGATGGGGGTCTGCCTGCAGGCAATGGGTGATGCCGAGCAGGCCCGCGGAGCATTTCTGCGTGTCATCGAAGACCAGCCGACTCACCGGGATGCGCTGATGTCACTGGCCGAGTATGACGGCCAGAAGGGCGATTGGGCCGCCTTCACACAGCGACTGGAGCAGGTTCTCAAGAATGCCACCGAAGAAACTCCCCAGTTCCGTAGCGGAATCCTGAAACGGATCGCCCATGCCCATGAAAACAGCGGCAAATCCGACGAAGCACTCCGGTCCTGGGAAGCTGTGGTCCGCGAAGATCCCACTGCCAGCGACGCACTTGAGGCCGTCGTGCGACTGGCCATGGCGCGAGGACTGGTCGACCGGGCCAATACCGCACTGGAGATTCTGGCCCATCAGTCCGAATCCCTGATGGACAATACCAAGGCCGCCAGATACCGCCTGGAGATCGCCCGAAACCTGGGTACTCATGCAGGGGACTCCGCCAAGGCACTAGTCGAATACCGGAAAGTTCTGGATCTGGATAGCAATACACCTGAGGCATTATTCAAAGTTGCAGAAGCGGATTTCTCAGCTGGTAAAACAGAAGAAGCTGAGGAACTACTCAAACGATTCATTAAGGTAGGCCGAGCCGACACCAAATTAATGCCACAAGCCAATGCGCTACTCGGCAAGATCGCTATTGCCAAGGGTGATTCCACTGCCGCCCAAACCTATCTGGAGCAGGCCCAGCAGCAGGGAACAGAAGCGTCCGCAACGGCCGAAGCGATGGTTACCCTGCATGAAAAGAACGGTGAATGGGAAAAGGCCGAGCAGACACTCGAAAAGCTCGCCGACTCGATGCGCAAGGATAACCCTCGTGAAGCGGTTCCGTTTCTGATCCGGCGGGCCCGGATACTCAAGGCATACCTTAATCGCCGGGATGACGCCATTATGGAAATCCGGCGGGCAATCAGGCTGGATCCGCAAAATCTGGAGCTGCATGAGATGCTCGCCGGTATTTTCCGGGAAAATGTGGCCACCATCGGTGAGGCGATCAAGGCCTATCAGGCAATCCTTCACATTGATCCATTCCATCTCCATACCTACGACACACTGGCTACAATTTATTCGACCGACTTCGACAAGCGCTTCTGTGCTGGCCAGGCACTTATTGCACTCACCGGTCCCACGACAGACATCGCTGACTGGGTGGCCGCCCAAAAAAGAAACCAGCCGAATGCCCCCAAAGGGAAGTTCAATCCTGCACAAGCCGGCAGACAGTTCTGGCACCCTGCCTGCCAGCATTTCCTTCACGAGTTTCTGCCCCAGCTGGCCATGCCTATCTGCAAGTCGTTTCCCACCGATTTTGTCAAACTCGGTGTACGGCCTGAGCCACTCGCCGCTGGAACGATACCCGAAGCAATCCAGCGGGTAATGGAACAGATTGGTCCGGTTGAAAATCTCATCTTCGTCCGCGATACGCGGCGTCCCCTTCAAATGGGTATAGAGCGTGGTCCCAAGGGCCCGGTAGTGCTGATTGGCGACCAGCTTTTTGAAACCGTAAAAGGCCCAGAAGCCTCCTTTGTTGCCGCACGATCACTGTTTGCCCTGGTAGATGGGTCTTGGGCCCTGAGCCGTCTCGATGCTGATACCGTTCACCGGCTGCTGGCATTATACGGACGGGCTATCGATGAAAATTTCAAGATTGGCGGCGATCCGGCGGCGATCAAAAGAGACGTCAAACTCGTCGAAAAGGAAATATCGCGCGGATTACGAAAAGAGCTTCAGGCGAAGCTTCCCAAGTACAGGGAAGCCCACACCCGTGTCGTTGTCCAGTCCTGGCTGGACGGGATCCAGTGTTCCCGCGATCGGTTTGGTCTCGTCATGTGCGGCCATCTTGAACCAGCCCTGATCCGGACGGCTGTAAGGCTTGGTGTCATTCAACAGGAACCACTACCAGATCCGAAAACCTGGCCCGACCTGTTCAGGGAACAGCCCCAGTTCGGCGAACTACTTCGCTATAGCGTCAGTGAGGACTACTTTCTGCAGCGCCGGAACCTTGGTATGGCTCTGGACAGCATCTGA
- a CDS encoding magnesium transporter has protein sequence MEELMPPALGEDNLDDPVVKYVRRGVVTLLTSQTVAEALSALRSQKPEEGVVYLYVVDEHGKLKGVVPTRRLLVSEPDTPVSSLMVTQIVTLPDTATVMVACEQFLLHRYLAFPVVDSEGVLLGSVDVTLFTDEMFELAERQASRDVFQLIGVHLSKVQGANAWAGFRDRFPWLLCNISGGIAAALIAGLYEQLLASAVVLALFIPVVLALAESVSIQSMSMTIQGFHGHAPKWRELLNSLSREFKTAFLLGAASGAVVGGVVWLWRGAPQAGLAVAVSICLSMITACLLGILLPTAVRALNRDPKIASGPIVLASADMVTLLFYFNLAGWMLG, from the coding sequence TTGGAGGAACTGATGCCACCGGCATTGGGTGAAGACAATCTCGACGACCCGGTCGTTAAATATGTTCGCAGGGGTGTGGTGACATTGCTTACCAGCCAGACAGTCGCCGAGGCTCTTTCTGCGCTTCGGTCTCAAAAGCCTGAAGAAGGCGTCGTATATCTTTATGTTGTTGACGAGCATGGGAAGCTGAAGGGGGTTGTGCCGACCCGGCGGCTGCTGGTTTCAGAGCCGGACACTCCGGTTTCCAGCCTCATGGTTACTCAAATTGTAACACTACCGGACACGGCCACGGTAATGGTTGCCTGTGAGCAGTTCCTGTTGCACCGGTATCTGGCATTTCCGGTTGTCGATTCTGAGGGAGTGCTGCTCGGATCTGTCGATGTGACGCTTTTTACTGATGAGATGTTTGAGCTTGCGGAGCGTCAGGCGAGTCGGGATGTGTTCCAGCTTATTGGTGTTCATTTGTCGAAAGTCCAGGGCGCAAACGCGTGGGCGGGTTTTCGCGACCGTTTTCCCTGGCTGCTATGCAACATCAGCGGCGGGATCGCTGCTGCATTGATTGCGGGGCTTTATGAGCAGCTTCTTGCCAGTGCGGTGGTATTAGCACTTTTTATTCCTGTCGTGCTGGCTTTGGCGGAAAGTGTAAGCATCCAGTCCATGAGCATGACCATTCAGGGATTTCATGGGCATGCACCCAAATGGCGTGAACTCCTGAATTCGCTCTCCCGGGAGTTCAAGACCGCTTTTCTGCTAGGTGCAGCAAGTGGTGCTGTCGTGGGAGGTGTCGTTTGGCTCTGGCGGGGCGCACCGCAGGCGGGGCTGGCGGTAGCCGTAAGCATTTGCTTATCCATGATAACGGCATGTCTTCTGGGTATTCTTCTGCCAACGGCTGTTCGTGCGTTGAACCGAGATCCAAAGATCGCCTCGGGCCCTATCGTGCTGGCTAGCGCCGATATGGTTACACTTCTGTTTTATTTTAATCTGGCGGGGTGGATGCTTGGGTAA